GCCTGGCAGCCCCTCATTTACGGCGGCGGCCAGTTGCTGCATGTGGTGGGACTGGCCTGGTCCGGCGGCTACGGGGTGCAACGCAAAACCGCCGGCGCCGCCCAGCACCTGGACTCGCTGCCGGAAATCGCCGGCATGGCCCTGATGGGGCTGGGCGGGCTGATCGCCGTGATCGGGGGGGTGCTGTTTTTGCTGATGGTGATCAAATCCCTGGGGCAGGGGCCCTGCCACGCTTCCGGCGCGGAGGCGGTGGTCTGAGCCAGCGCCACGCCGGTTGCAAAGACCGCAGCGGGCACCGATGATGGCCAGGGGAACCGCTCACGTTGTTCCCCACCGGCCGGCACATCTCGGGTAAACTCACCGTGCGAGACACCCCGTACCCTGTGCCCCCCGGCGCCCCTGGTGGTAACCCCCATGCACGAGATCCCCCCCGGCTACCAGAGCCTCTCCCCCGACCGCATCCTGGACGCGGTGGAAAGCACCGGCGCGCGCTGCGACGGCCGCCTGCTGGCCTTGAACAGCTACGAGAACCGCGTCTACCAAGTGGGCACCGAAGACGGCCCACCGCTCATTGCCAAGTTCTACCGGCCGGGACGCTGGCCCAATGAGGCCATCCTGGAAGAGCATGCTTTCGCGCTGGAACTGGCGGCGCGGGAGATTCCCGTGGTGCCGCCCTTGCGGAACGAGGCCGGCATCACCCTGCATGAGTTCGACCACCACCGCCTCGCCCTCTACCCCCGCCAGGGCGGCCGCTGGCCGGAGCTGGACAAGCCCGGCAAGCTGCTCTGGCTGGGCCGTTTCCTCGGCCGCATCCACGCCGTGGGTGCCATTGCGCCATTCCAGCACCGGCCAACGCTCACCATCGAAGACTTCGGCGACGCCTCCTGCCACTATCTTCTGGAAAACGGTTTCATCCCGGCCGAACTCACCCTCGCCTACCGCACCCTGGCGGAAGACGTGCTCAAACAGGTGCGTGCCTGTTGGGAGCGTGCCGGACCAGTGAGCCTGATCCGCCTCCATGGCGACTGCCACGGCGGCAACATCCTGTGGTCCGGGGCCGGCCCCCACTTCGTGGACCTGGACGACGCCCGC
This Gammaproteobacteria bacterium DNA region includes the following protein-coding sequences:
- a CDS encoding serine/threonine protein kinase — protein: MHEIPPGYQSLSPDRILDAVESTGARCDGRLLALNSYENRVYQVGTEDGPPLIAKFYRPGRWPNEAILEEHAFALELAAREIPVVPPLRNEAGITLHEFDHHRLALYPRQGGRWPELDKPGKLLWLGRFLGRIHAVGAIAPFQHRPTLTIEDFGDASCHYLLENGFIPAELTLAYRTLAEDVLKQVRACWERAGPVSLIRLHGDCHGGNILWSGAGPHFVDLDDARMGPAVQDLWMLLSGERRDMTMQLSELLEGYNDFFDFNPRELALIEALRTLRLLHYAAWLARRWKDPAFKQAFPWFNSPRYWEEQILALREQAAAMDELPLAWHY